The stretch of DNA ttttaaataaattcggcctagctaaattttgcaccatttgattcataaaaatataagaattattttaatatttacgtgcatgctctaaaacttatgctcatttcagaaaatgcgtttgaaaaatttttcatacattttttccatagaagccatcgaagccattgaacgaacatgCGACGTCGCTGAACTTCGTGTTCCGAAAAAGTATGATTTGacagttgagaattttcgagtaaatattttcatttttgtggggattttttttttgtgaaataatgtgtgtttacttattatttctgcattatctcatgtaggaagtactttttttaatcctcgttataatttgttgagtggaaattgtaaaaactaaAGTATTTTATGTAGTTTGTGAGAGCAATTTCTTGGAACCCCCCAGTGACGTCActtgttcgttcaatggctttgatggcttctatgggaaaatgtatgggaatatttaaacgcattttctgaaacaagcataagttttagagcactccagtaagtataaaaaggttttttataattctttgaatcaaatggtgcaaaatttggctaggccgactttatttaaaagttattttacttCTCAGCTGGCCTATTATCTCTTTATATTCTTTATTCATTGCAATTCATGAATGTTAAAACTTTCCAGAATtcaaattttgtaaagaaaaaaaaaggaacttcGACGTTAGAAAAACaacgtttaacgtttgaaaatgATCGTCAAATAATAGATAAAATCTTAACATGTTAGAGTGTCAAactttaaagagaaataattgaagtttcaaatttttttcaaactttaacaaaattGTTAGACAAGAACCGCCAATAAAATGTAGTGTCAGTTATTTAAAGTattgaaaatgtcaaacgttagaaaggaaatgtcaaatattatttatttgccaATTTAAAAATGCTAACTTATAACTGCTTTTTTTGGCTCccgcaaaataaaattaaaaatccgtCATATTTGTaatgagatttaatttaaatgactACGACAGCGGAAGGCAcacaaagttaaaaaaaaaaacgttaaattttaaattttaatgcacaaaataattttatttcagcaAAACTTCATATTTTCTCACATAGATATTCTTATATGCATCTTTGGCATGACTTCCAGGTATTCTTGGCGGTGTTGTGAAGTGTGGTGGCTTCCGGTATGACGATGGAACACGCTATGTGGGTGATTGGAGTGCACGCGGGCAGAAGCATGGGATGGGGCACCTCCTACTGCCCGATGGAACACGCTACGATGGTGCCTTCATCGGTGGAATGTGCTCCGGACTGGGGGTGATGTCCTTCCCGGATGGCTCAAAGTACGAAGGGGAATTCATGCAGGGCTGGTTCCATGGGCACGGTATCTTCTGGCGCAGCGATGGGATGCGGTATGAGGGGGAATTTCGCGGTGGACGCATCTGGGGCCTTGGCTTGGTCACGTTCAGTGACGGTAGCCACGGGTTTCCGCGCAATGAGGGCTTCTTCCAGGATTGCCGTCTCATCCGGAAGCGTCGGTGCCCGGAAGTTGTGCAGAAAGCTCAGAAAATTGCCCTAATGGCCCGTGCGCAGTGTGATGAAGCATTTTAGTGCAGGATGAGCAGGATGtgggaataaaatgaatttaaaaaaaaatgccaaaaagatGTCTCTGTCTTGttgaggaattattttttaggtaATCCTTGAGATTTTTCAACAATCCTGCTGAAAAATTGAACcgatttttattccatttcctCGCTTATTTTTCCCCTACGCGTAGGCTATCGCATATGTGATGCTTGCTGAAACAATAAAAGCATCAGTCCGGCCGGGTTTGTGTAACTTTTGAGGTTTTGTGACAATGCAGTGTGGATGAAAAAAGATGGTTTTCCTGGTCAGGAGTTCAATGACACACATCCGGATGTCCTCATATTGCTTCCTGAAGCACCTGAGGAGCACTCTGTGTGGGAATTCATCACAAATTCCCCGGAATAACCTCACTTTTCCCTGGCGAAAATTTTCCTCCGCCAATGCTGAAATCGAGGAGAAACTCCGGAATATCCCCCTGGAGAGAATCCggaatttttgcattataGCCCATGTGGATCATGGGAAGAGTACCCTAGCTGATAGATTACTCGAGAAGGCTGGATTGCGTATTGATCGCCCTCAAATTCTCGATAGTTTGCAggtttttaagcttttaatgTTGTCCGGAAGGTGAATTATTCTAAtcctgaatgttttttttttctacttcctGACCAGGTGGAGAAGGAACGTGGGATCACTGTTAAAGCCCAAACGGTGTCACTATTCTACAGGCACGGGGATGTGGATTATCTGCTCAATTTAATCGACACTCCGGGGC from Lutzomyia longipalpis isolate SR_M1_2022 chromosome 4, ASM2433408v1 encodes:
- the LOC129794853 gene encoding MORN repeat-containing protein 4 homolog encodes the protein MHTPEGLRQRFLMDGGILGGVVKCGGFRYDDGTRYVGDWSARGQKHGMGHLLLPDGTRYDGAFIGGMCSGLGVMSFPDGSKYEGEFMQGWFHGHGIFWRSDGMRYEGEFRGGRIWGLGLVTFSDGSHGFPRNEGFFQDCRLIRKRRCPEVVQKAQKIALMARAQCDEAF